From Dryobates pubescens isolate bDryPub1 chromosome 22, bDryPub1.pri, whole genome shotgun sequence, the proteins below share one genomic window:
- the SIGIRR gene encoding single Ig IL-1-related receptor: PDLCSVPPKILVPAANETLDLALGSQVELNCTVGWAAAQRCQPAPAWSKDGQWLGNESRQDTTWLAQNSSEQLLSSVLQLNLTHDADFGVFACWVSNATATFTLRRAEVAGHVPAVLAALLVLALLVLLAVLYVRCRLSALLWYRNRYGELEINDGKLYDAYVSHAPSPDDRKFVNFIVKPQLENRYGYKLFLDEQTILPNSEPSADLIMNVSRCRRLIVVLSVAYLEQDWCNSSFREGLWRLLELSKKPIFIVFESQYREISHPAISLLKQHRGSVTLLLWRAGSMTPSSDFWKELCLALPRKVSFQGTVGDPQTQLQEDKDPMLILHSSYLDSGGDLHPDGDLGLRGGIFRSPPAPRIGGPGAPAVAAAGGTEEAQLRGGHRPELDVSDLGSRNYGARTDFYCLVTEDDL, encoded by the exons CCAGACCTCTGCAGCGTGCCCCCCAAAATCCTGGTCCCAGCTGCCAACGAGACGCTGGACCTGGCCCTGGGGAGCCAGGTTGAGCTGAACTGCACTgtgggctgggcagctgcccagcgctgccagcctgccccagcctggagcaaggACGGGCAGTGGCTGGGCAAcgagagcaggcaggacaccaCCTG gctggcacaaaacagctctgagcagctcctcagcagcgtCCTGCAGCTCAACCTCACTCACGATGCCGACTTCGGGGTCTTCGCCTGCTGGGTCAGCAATGCCACTGCCACCTTCACCCTGCGGCGAGCGG AGGTGGCAGGGCACGTGCCCgcagtgctggcagccctcCTGGTGCTGGCACTCCTGGTGCTTCTGGCTGTGCTCTACGTCCGGTGCCGCCTGAGTGCGCTCCTCTGGTACCGGAACCGCTACGGCGAGCTGGAGATCAACG ACGGGAAGCTGTACGATGCCTACGTCTCGCACGCCCCCAGCCCCGACGACAGGAAGTTTGTCAACTTCATCGTGAAGCCGCAGCTGGAGAACCGCTACGGCTATAAGCTCTTCCTGGACGAGCAAACCATCCTGCCCAACTCGG AGCCCTCGGCCGACCTCATCATGAACGTCAGCCGCTGCCGGCGCCTGATCGTGGTCCTGTCCGTGGCGTACCTGGAGCAGGACTGGTGCAACAGCAGCTTCAG GGAAGggctctggaggctgctggagctttcCAAGAAACCAATCTTCATCGTCTTCGAGAGCCAGTACCGAGAGATCAGCCACCCTGCCATCAGCCTGCTGAAGCAGCACCGGGGCTCGgtgaccctgctgctgtggagagctGGCTCCATG ACCCCCTCCTCGGACTTCTGGAAAGAGCtgtgcctggccctgccccgcAAGGTGTCCTTCCAGGGGACCGTGGGGGACCCgcagacccagctgcaggaggacaaGGACCCCATGCTGATCCTGCACAGCAGCTACCTGGACAGTGGTGGAGACCTCCACCCCGATGGGGACCTCG GCCTCCGAGGGGGCATCTTCAGAAGCCCCCCCGCTCCCCGCATCGGCGGCCCCGGAGCTCCCGCGGTGGCCGCTGCCGGCGGGACAGAGGAGGCGCAGCTGAGGGGCGGCCACAGACCGGAGCTTGACGTCTCGGACCTGGGGTCACGCAACTACGGTGCCCGCACCGACTTCTACTGCCTGGTGACAGAGGATGacctctga